Below is a genomic region from Streptomyces sp. NBC_00461.
ACGCCTACGGCCCCCATGACGTGTACGACGAGCTGGGCCCCGGCCTGGAGGCCTCCCTGGGCGGCGGCGCCGGGTACCCGGCGGCCGGCCGCGCCCGGGTCGACGGCCCGCGGCACGAGCGGCTCGACATCCTGTGGTGGGCCTACCCCCTGGTCGGACCCGGACCCGCGCGGCTGCTGGTCCTCGCCGCCGACGCGGCCCGCCTCCAGGCCGAGCGGGGCTACGACGACGACGTCGTCGAGCGCATCGGCCCCGGCTTCGCCCGCTACACCGAACTCCCGGACCCGGACGAGCTGGCCAAGCGGCTGCCGGAGATCCTGCCGAACATGGGACCGGAGCCGAGCAGCCGCATCGTCTCCCAGATCCTCGAACTGGGCTATCCCGTGCTGGAGTTCAGTCAGTTCGACCGCGTGCCCGTCACCCCCGACTGGGGTGTCCCGCGCCGCGCCGGTCGCCGGCGGGCACCGGCCACGGCGCAGGATGCGGCGCACGCTTTCGTGCCGGTCGGCGCCGAGCACGACCTGGAGTACGCGGCCGTACGCGAGCGGCTGGAGTTCCTCAACGAGGTCAGCACCGGCATCGGCACCTCACTCGACCTCGGCGAGACCATCCGCGAGGTCACCAGCGCCGCCGTACCCCGCTTCGCGGACTTCGCCGGGACCCATCTGCGCGCCGCCGTGCTCGCCGGCGAGGGCTTCCCGGACGGGCCGCCGGACGTCACGACCGTATGGCACCGCGTATGGGTCGAGCACAACGACGAACCGGGACGCTGGGACGACACCGTCCCCGTCGGCGAGGCCATCGCGTTTCCCGAACACACGCCGTTCTTCCAGTGCATGAGCACCGGAGAGCCCGTCCTCATCCCGCGGCTCAGCGAGGAGCTGGGCAACCGCATCGCCGGGGAGTTCGAGAAGCGCGACCTGCGGCCCCTCATCAACGGCCGCTCCCTGCTGATCGTCCCGCTGAAGGCGCGCAACGTGGTGCTCGGCTTCATGGTGCTGATGCGCCGGCCGGACCGCGAGGCCTTCGACGACATGGACCGCACCACCGGCACCGAACTCGCCGCCCGCGCGGGCCTGGTGCTCGACAACGCCCGCATGTACACCTACCAGGAGAACGTCGCCGAGACGCTCCAGGACAGCATGCTGCCCCAGGTCGCCCCGCGCATGGCGGGCTGCGACATCGCGACGCGCTATCTGCCCGGTGCCCGCCTCGGCCGGGTCGGCGGCGACTGGTTCGACACCATCAAACTGCCCGGCTCGCGTACGGCGATGGTGGTCGGCGACGTCATGGGCCACGGACTCAACTCGGCAGCGATGATGGGCCAGTTGCGTACGGCCGTACAGACCATGGCCACCATGGAGACCCCGCCCGCCCAACTGCTGCGCAACCTCGACGACCTGGCCCGGCGGCTCGGCGAGAACTACCTCGCCACCTGTCTGTACGCGGTGTACGACCCGATCCGCGGCGAACTGCAGCTCTCCAACGCAGGACACATCCCGCCGGTACTGGTGCACGCCGCGGACGGCCGCAGCGAACTGCTCCACCTGCCGACCGGTGCGCCCATAGGAGTGGGCGGTGTTCCGTTCGAGACCGCTCTGGTGCGGGTCGCGCCCGGTGACCGGCTCGTACTGTGCACCGACGGCCTCGTCGAGGTGCGCGGAGCCGATATCGGCGACGGTCTGGCCGCCCTGTGCGAATCCGCGGCGCACCCCGCGGCCTCCATGGACGACGCCTGCGACACCATCATCCGGGCCCTGAACACCCACGGCGGACGCAAGGACGACGTCGCCCTGCTCATGGCCCGGCTCAACGGCATCCCCACCGAGGACGTCGCCGAGTGGCAGCTCTCCCGGGAGCCGGCCGAGGTGGCGCGGGCCCGCCGGCTGGTCCGCGCCCGGCTGCTCGACTGGGGGCTGCCCGACGCCGTGGAGACGGCGGAGCTGCTGGTCAGCGAGGTCGTCACCAATGCCGTACGGCATGCCACGGGCGAGAGCCTCGGGCTGCGGCTGGTGCGCACCGACGCGCTGCTGTGCGAGGTCACGGACGACGAGCCGACTCTGCCCGCACTGCTGAGCGCCGGTGTGTACGAAGAGTCGGGCCGCGGGCTGTGCGTGGTCAGCCGCCTCGCACACGAATGGGGTGCGAGCGCCACCGGACACCACAAGACGGTGTGGTTCGAACAGGTTTTGACGCCTCGTCAGCGGACACTGTGACGGGCGCGGAAAGCACCCACAGTCGCTCAGGGGTGCGCGCCGGATCGAACATCCCGTGAAAACCTGCGCCTCCACCTTGCCGTGCACCCGCTGACCGCGATATCCCCGATCATGACGTCGACCACTGCTGGGGAGGACGCATGAACGTGTCGGAGGACTACCGCAATGCTTGGGAAAGCTACTGGCAGGCGACCTCCGACGCGCCGGGCGAGGCGATCTGGGACTCGGACCCGTCGCTGACCGCCGTACCGCACAGCGAACTGCTGCTGCCGCACGCCGATTCCGGCCGCACCATCGTCGATCTGGGCTGCGGCAACGGCACCCAGACGCGCTGTCTCGCCACGCGGTTCGCGCGCGCCGTCGGCGTGGACCTGTCGCACGCCGCCATCGAGCACGCCCGGCGGGCCGGCGACGGTGCGGCGGGGGCCTTCGAGTTCCAGCAGCTCGACCTGACCGACACCGCGGCGGTGGGCGCCCTGCACGCCCGGCTCGGCGACAGCCACGTCTATATGCGGGCCGTCATCCACCAGAGCGAACCGCACGCCCGTGCCGCCGTGGCCGCGGCCGTCGCGGGGATCATCGGCGGTCAGGGGCGGGCCTTCGTCGTGGAACTGACCGCCGAGTCGCGCGAGGTGCTGCGGCGGGCGGCCGGGGGGCCAGAGGGACCGCCGCCCAAGCTGCGCCGGGTCTTCGAGCACGGCCTCAAGCCCGCCGACGCCGAGGACGCGGAGATCCCGCAGCTGCTGCGGGAGGCCGGGCTGACAATCCTCGCCGACGGCGACACGACACTGCCGCAGACCGAGCACACGGCGGACGGCAGCCGCATCGACCTGCCCGCACGCTGGTTCGTCCTGGCGGGGAGTGGCGCGACCGGGTGAGGAGTTGTCCACAGGCCCGCCCGTCGCTCGCCGGATGCGCGTACGGTTTCGTGGCATGAAGATCCTGATCAGCGCCGACATGGAGGGCGCCACGGGGGTGACGTGGCCGGCCGACGTGCTGCCCGGGACACCGCAGTGGGAGCGGTGCCGCTCGATGTTCACCTCGGACGTCAACGCCGCCGTGCTGGGATTCTTCGACGGCGGCGCCGACGAGGTCCTCGTCAACGAAGCCCACTGGACCATGCGCAATCTGCTCCTTGAGCAGCTGGACGAGCGCACCGAGATGCTCACCGGGCGGCACAAGTCCCTCTCCATGGTGGAGGGCGTGCAGCACGGGGACGTGGACGGCATCGCCTTCGTCGGCTATCACGCCGGCGCCGGCATGGAGGGCGTCCTCGCCCACACCTACCTCGCCAACTCCATCACCGGGGTCTGGCTGAACGACGTGCGCGCCAGCGAGGGCCTGCTCAACGCGCGGGTCGTCGCCGAGTACGGGGTCCCCGTCGTCCTGGTCACCGGCGACGACGTGGCCTGCGAGGACGCCCTCGGGTACGCGCCCGAGGCGCTGAAGGTCGCGGTCAAGGACCATGTGTCGCGGTACGCGGCGGTGTGCCGGACGCCGTCCAGGACCGCGTCCGACATCCGCGCCGCGGCGAAGGAGGCCGCCCGGCTGGCGGTCCGTCACCAACCGGTCCGGGAAGGGCCGTTCACCGTCGCCCTCGAGTTCGACGCCGAGCACCTCGCCCTGGCCGCCACCGTCGTGCCCGGCGTCGGCCGGATCGGGGAGCGGAAGGTGGCCTACACCAGCGAGACCATGTACGAGGGGATCCGCGCCTTCAAGGCCGTCACGACGATCGTCTCGGCCGCCGTGGAGGAGCAGTATGGCTGACCAGCAGGCCCTGGACGAGGTCGTCGAGTTCACCTCCGACCTCATCCGCATCGACACCACCAACCGCGGCGGCGGAGACTGCCAGGAGCGGCCCGCCGCCGAGTACGCCGCCGAGCAGCTGACCGGAGCGGGCCTGGAGCCCACCCTTGTGGAGCGCACCAAGGGCCGTACGAACGTCGTCGCCCGCATTCAGGGCACGGACTCGTCCGCCGACGCGCTGCTCGTCCACGGTCATCTGGACGTCGTGCCCGCGCAGGCCGACGACTGGAGCGTGCACCCCTTCTCCGGGGAGGTCCGCGACGGGGTCGTGTGGGGGCGCGGCGCGGTCGACATGAAGAACATGGACGCGATGATCCTCGCCGTCGTGCGCGGTTGGGCGCGCGAGGGCGTCAGGCCGCGGCGTGACATCGTCATCGCCTTCACCGCCGACGAGGAGGACAGCGCCAGGGACGGCTCCGGATTCCTCGCCGACCAGCACCCGGAACTCTTCGAGGGCTGCACCGAGGGCGTCAGCGAGTCGGGGGCGTTCACCTTCCACGACGGCAGCGGACGGCAGCTCTACCCGATCGCGGCCGGTGAGCGCGGCACGGGCTGGCTGAAGCTCACCGCGCGCGGACGGGCCGGGCACGGCTCCAAGGTCAACAAGGAGAACGCGGTCACCCGCCTCGCCGCCGCCGTCACCCGCATCGGCGAGTACGAGTGGCCGCTCAGACTGACCCCGACCGTGCGGGCCGCACTGACCGAACTCGCCGCGCTCTACGGCATCGAGACCGCCCTGGACGACGTGGACGGGCTGCTGGAGAAGCTCGGCCCGGCCGCGAAGCTGGTCGAGGCGACCGTCCGCAACAGCGCCAACCCGACCATGCTGGACGCCGGTTACAAGGTCAATGTGATTCCGGGTGAGGCCGTCGCCTATGTCGACGGGCGGCATCTGCCGGGTGGCGAGGACGAGTTCCGCACGACCCTCGACCGGCTCACCGGCCCCGACGTGGGCTGGGAGTTCCACCACCGCTCGGAGGCCCTCCAGGCGCCGCTCGACTCGCCGACGTACGCGAAGATGCGTGCCGCCGTCGAGGAGTTCGCGCCCGAGGGGCACGTGGTGCCGTACAGCATGACGGGCGGCACGGACGCCAAGCAGTTCTCCCGGCTCGGCATCACCGGGTACGGGTTCACACCGCTGAAGCTCCCGGAGGGGTACGACTACCAGGCCATGTTCCACGGGGTTGACGAGCGCGTCCCGGTCGAGGCACTGCATTTCGGCGTGCGGGTACTCGACCGGTTCCTGCGGACGGCCTAGGCCAGTTGGGGGAGAACGTGCAGACCCTGCCGTACGGTTCCTGGCCCTCGCCCATCGACGCGGCGCTCGCCGCCGCGCACGACGGGCACCCCGAGTACGTCGGCTTCGTCGGCGACGAGGCGTGGTGGACCGAGCCACGGCCCGCCGAGGGCGGCCGCCGTACCCTGGTGCGGCGGCGCGCCGACGGCGAGGAGGAGCCGGTACTGCCCGCCCCGTGGAACGTCCGCAGCCGCGTCATCGAGTACGGCGGACAGCCCTGGGCCGGCACCGCGCGGGACGGCCGGCCGCTCGTGGTGTTCGTGAACTTCGACGACCAGCGGCTCTACCGGTACGAGCCCGGAAGCGACCCGCGTCCCCTCACGCCCGTGTCCCTCGTGGGCGGCGGACTGCGCTGGGCGGATCCGCAGTTGCACCCCGAGCGCGGTGAAGTGTGGTGTGTGCTGGAGGAGTTCACCGGCGACGGCCCCACCGATGTACGCCGGGTCCTGGCCGCGGTGCCGCTGGACGGCTCGGCGGCCCAGGACCGCGACGCCGTGCGCGAACTCACCGACGACCGGCACCGGTTCGTCACCGGACCCCGCCTCTCGCCCGACGGGCGGCGCGCGGCCTGGCTGGCCTGGGACCATCCCCGCATGCCGTGGGACGGCACGGAGCTGATCGTCGCCGACGTCGGTGACGACGGCACCTTCCGGCACGCGCGTGCGGTCGCCGGCGGACCGGACGAATCGATCGCCCAGGCGGACTGGGCACCCGACGGATCCCTCCTGCACACGAGCGACCGCACCGGCTGGTGGAACCTCTACCGCGACGGCGCCCCGCTCTGTCCGCGCGAGGAGGAGTTCGGCGGCCCGTTGTGGAAGCTCGGCCAACGCTGGTTCGCCCCGCTGGACAGCGGACTGATCGCCGTCGTGCACGGCCGCGGCGCCACCGCGCTCGGGATACTGGACCCCGAGACCGGCGAGGTCGTCGACGCGGCCGGCCCCTGGACCGAGTTCGCGTCCACGCTCGCGGTGCACGGCGAGCGGGTCGTCGCCGTCGGAGCCAGCCCGCGCAGCGCCTACGAGATGGTGGAGCTGGACACTCGTACCGGCCGTGCCCGCGTGATCGGCGCCGAGCACGAGGACGCCGTCGACCCCGCCCACTACCCCGAGCCCCAGATCCGCACCTTCACGGGACCGGCCGGGCGCGACATCCACGCCCACATCTACCCGCCGCACGCCCCCGGCTGTGTCGCGCCGGGCGACGAGCTGCCGCCCTACGTCGTGTGGGCGCACGGCGGCCCCACCAGCCGGGCGCCCCTCGTCCTCGACCTGGAGATCGCCTACTTCACCTCGCGGGGCATCGGCGTCGCCGAGGTCAACTACGGCGGCTCGACCGGGCACGGACGTGAGTACCGCAACCGGCTGCGTGAGCAGTGGGGTGTCGTCGACGTCGAGGACTGCGCGGCCGTCGCCCTCGCGCTCGCGGACGAGGGCACCGCCGACCGCGGCCGGCTCGCGATCCGCGGCGGCAGCGCGGGCGGCTGGACCGCGGCCGCTTCCCTCGCCGCCACCGACGTCTACGCCTGCGGAACGATCATCTACCCCATCCTCGACCTCGTCGGCTGGGGCGTGGGGGAGACCCACGACTTCGAGTCGCGGTACCTGGAGACGCTGGTCGGGCCGCTCGCCGAGGTGCCCGGACGGTACGCGGAGCGGTCGCCCACCGAGCACGCCGACCGGATCACCGCGCCCTTCCTGCTGTTGCAGGGCCTGGACGACGTGATCTGTCCGCCCGCGCAGTGCGAACGATTCCTGGCACGCATGGCGGGCAGGCGGGTGCCGCACGCGTACATCGCGTTCGAGGGGGAGGGGCACGGGTTCCGGCGGGCCGACACCATGATCCGGGTCCTGGAGTCCGAACTCTCGCTGTACGCCCAGGTCTTCGGGCTGAACCCGCACGGCGTCCCGACACTGGAACTGTCCAAGTGAGAGAGCGAATGAGCGAGCAGGCGAGAGACCTTCTGCGACCGTCCCGACTTGCCCCCGGCGCCCGCGTGGCCGTCGTGGCACCCAGCGGACCCGTGCCCGAGGAGCGGCTGCAGGCGGGGCTGGACGTGCTGCGCGGCTGGGACCTCGACCCGGTGGTGGCGCCCCATGTGCTGGACCGGCACGGCGAGTTCGGCTACCTGGCCGGCACGGACGCGGACCGGGCCGCCGATCTGCAGGACGCCTGGTGCGACCCGTCGGTGGCCGCGGTGCTGTGCGCGCGGGGCGGGTACGGAGCACAGCGGATGATCGATCTGCTCGACTGGGAGGCGATGCGGGCCGCCGGACCCAAGGTCTTCGTGGGCTTCAGCGACGTCACGGCACTGCACCAGGCCTTCGCCACCCGGCTGGGCCTGGTCACCCTGTACGGACCGGCGGCCGCCGGTGTCGACTTCATCAAGAACACCCGGTCGCAGGAACACCTCAGGGCCACCCTGTTCGCTCCGGAGAGCGTCCGCACCATCGCATCCGGCGGTGCCGCCCTGGTGGCCGGACGGGCCCGGGGCGTCACGCTGGGCGGGTGCCTGAGCCTGCTCGCCTCCGACCTCGGGACCCCGCACGCCCGGGCCGGCGCCCGGGGCGGGCTGCTGATGATCGAGGACGTCGGCGAACGGGCGTACCGCATCGACCGGACGCTGACCCAGCTGCTGCGCAGCGGCTGGCTCGACGGCCTCACCGGGATCGCGCTCGGGTCGTGGGACCAGTGCGGCCCGTACGCCGAACTGCGCCCGGTTCTCGTCGACCGGCTCGCCGGGCTCGGCGTCCCCGTCATCGAGGAGTTCGGATTCGGGCACTGCGCGGGCGCGTCGACCGTCCCCCTTGGTGTGGCGGCCGAACTGGACACGGAGGCAGGTACTCTGACGCTCGATCAGCCAGCCCTTCGCTGAGCGGCTTCGCTGAGCCTCTGCGCTGAGCCCTTGCGTCGATCCGTTTCGCTGATCATCCGTCAACAACACTCGTCTGGGCGATTGACCCCCGTCTGACACGTGTCACACCATGACAACCGGCCGGTAGCTACTGGTCGGTAAGCAGGGCTGCCCTGAGTGTGGAGGTCTCAGTGTCCCGACGCGTGTCCAGATCCCGAGTTCCCCTCGCCCTCGCCCTGGGCGCGGCGCTCACCGTCCCTCTCGCGTTCACCGCCCCCGCCTCCGCCGCCCCTTCCGGCCGATACACCGTCACGGCACTGAAGTTCACGGTCCAGGCGGGCGGCCACCCCTGCACGGTCGATGCCGACCTGTACCGGCCGACGGGCGTCGACAAGGCTCACCCGGCCCCGGCCGTGCTCGCCACGAACGGCTTCGGCGGCAGCAAGTCCGACGGCTCGACCGACGCGATCGGCAAGGCCTTCGCCGAGCGCGGCTATGTCTCCCTGATCTACTCCGGGCTCGGCTTCGGTGCGTCCGGCTGTCTGATCTCGCTGGACGACCCGGGCGTGGACGGCAGGGCCGCCTCGGGGCTGATCGACTTCCTGGGCGGCAAGCGCGCCGCCGACGACGGCACCAAAGCCGACTTCGTCACCCTCGACGCCGTCGGCGACCCGCGGGTCGGCATGGTCGGTGGCTCGTACGGAGGGGCGATCCAGTTGGCGACGGCCGCCGTCGACCACCGCGTCGACGCGCTCGTCCCGCTGATCACATGGAACGACCTCGTCTACGCGCTCGACCCGAACAACGCCTCCGCCACCGTCCCCGGCGCCTACAAATGGCAGTGGGCCAACGGGTTCTACCTCATCGGCGAGAGCCAGCCGCTGACGAAGCCGAACCTCGACCCGTCCCGGATCAACTCCCTCACCTGTCTGCACTTCGTGGCCAAGGCCTGCGACACCATCCACACCCTGAACTCCGGAAGCTATCGCGCCGCACCGACCGCCGCGCTGGTCTCCTACGCCCGCAGCGTCTCCCCGGTGTCCTACCTGAGCCGGGTCAAGGCGCCCACCCTGCTGATCCAGGGGCAGGCCGACAGCCTCTTCAACCTCAACGAGGCGACCGCGACGTACAAGACGCTCAGGGCCCAGGGCACGACCGCCAGGATGATCTGGCAGTCCTGGGGGCACAGCGGGGGCGTCACCGACCCGGCCAGCGGTGAACTCAACCTCAACCAGGGCAACCTGGAGTCCAGCTACGTCGGCAAACGGATCCTCTCCTGGTTCGACCGCTACCTGCGCGGGCAGCGGGAGACCGACACCGGACCGGCCTTCGCCTACTACCGCGACTGGATCGCAGACCCGGGCCGTACCTACGCCACCGCCGCCCGGCTCCCCGCTCTCAGCCGGACGTTCTACCTCTCCGGCGACGGCAAGCTCGTCGACAACCGCAAGAAGGTGGCGCGCGGCAGCCGTACGTACGCCAACGGGCTGACGCCCACCAGCCATTCGGAGAGCTCGCTGTCCGGACTCGCCGGGCTGCCGGACCCGGGGCCGTACGACACCGCGGGCACCTACCTCGGCTGGACCAGCGCACCGCTCACCCGCACCGCGGACGTCGTCGGCGCGCCCAGGGCCACGTTCAGGGTCGTCTCACCTACGGCGGCGAGGGTCCAGAACTCCGGCAACGCCGCCGACCGGCTCGTCCTGTTCGCCAAGCTGTACGACATCGCGCCCGACGGCACCAAGACGCTGGTGCACCGGTTGATCGCGCCGGTCCGGGTGCCGGACGTGACCAAGAACGTCACCGTGACCCTGCCGGGCATCGTGCACCGCTACGAGAAGGGGCACCGGCTGCGGTTCGTGATCGCGGCGAGCGACGACGCGTACTTCGGCAACCGGGGCATCAAGCCGGTGACCGTGGTCAGCGCGCCCCGGGACACGGGCGTGCTGCAGCTGCCCGTGGTCGGCGGATGAGGCCGGCCGAGCCGTCCGGGGGGCGTATTTCACGAGGTGGCGCGGCCGGGCGGTCGTAGGGTGGCGGGATGCCGCACACCGCATCCCGCTACCTCGCCGAAGGCCCCCGCGTGGGCATACGTCACTTCACCTACGAGGACGGTGCCGAGTTCACCGCCCGCGCCCGCGAGAGCAAGGACCTGCATCAGCCCTGGCTGTTCCCGCCGGACGCCACGAACGCGTACACCGCGTACGCGAGCCGGCTGATCGAGGACCCGGCGAAGGCCGGGTTCCTGGTCTGCGAGAAGGACGGCGAGCAGGGCGACGGGGCCATCGCCGGGTTCATCAACATCAACAACATCATCGAGGGCGGCTTCCAGTGCGGTGCGCTCGGCTACGGCGCCTTCGCGCACGCCGCCGGGCGCGGGCTGATGCGAGAGGGCCTTGACCTGGTGGTGGGGTACGCGTTCGGGCCGATGCGGCTGCACCGGCTGGAGATCAACGCGCAGCCCCAGAACACCGCCTCGATCGCACTGGCCCGCTCCTGCGGCTTCCGCCTGGAGGGCTTCTCGCCGAATATGATCTTCATCGACGGGGCCTGGCGGGACCACGAGCGCTGGGCGATCACCGCCGAGATGCGGGCTTGAAGTTGATCTTCATGGTGTCGAGGTCCGTCACGGTGGACTTCAGGTCCCGGAAGCCGTAGCCCAGCACCCGGAGCGTCTCCTGCGCGCGGTCCTCGGCGATCGCACCCGCCATCTCCTCGCCGTCCGCCGCGTCCGACACCACCACGTACCGCATCGAGAAGTGCTTGAGCGGCGCCGGCTCGTACGACAGCGAGCCCTCCTCGGTGAACTTCATGCTGGTCAGGCCGTGGTCGGCCGCCTCGGCGAGCAGCCGCTGCCGGGCCTCGTCGCTCAGCGCGTCCCACGTGCCTCGCACGATCACCCGGTACGTGTGCTGCTCGCTCATCGGTCTGCTCCCGCGTCGAATTCCGTTGAAGGGCCGACTGTATGTCGGCGAGGATGCACCGCATGGGGAATTTCGTCGTGCTCGACGCACCCTCCAACCTGGGTCTGCGCCCGCCCGCCCCCGGCACCGGGCCCGGCTGCCACAAGCTCGCCGGCGCCTTGCGGGAACAGCGGATCGTGCAGCGGTTGGGAGCCCTGGAGGGCGGGGTGGTCGTGCCGCCGCGTTACGACCGAGGTGACTGGCAGGAGGGCGACGGCGTCTTCAACGCGGCCGCCCTCGCCTCGTACACCCGCAGGCTCGCCGACCGCATCGAGCGGCACCTGCGCGCGGGGGACTTCCCCGTCGTCCTCGGTGGCGACTGCTCCATCCAGCTCGGCGCCTCGCTCGCCATGCGCCGGCTCGGCCGGTACGGGCCGGCCGCCGTGGACGCCTCACCGGACTTCCGTCACCCGGGCAACTCCGACGGGATCGGCGAGGAGGTGGCCCTGGCGACGGGGCGCGGCCAGGAGGACCTGACGGATCTGGAGGGGCTGAAGCCCTATCTGCGCGACGAGGACGTGCGGTTCTTCGGCATCCGCGACTGCTTCGAGGACGACCGGACCGAGCTCGCCGCCCTGAAGATCCCGGTGGTGACGGTCGGGGACATCAGGGAGTGGGGTGCCGACGCGCTCGCCCGAGCCACCGCCCAGGCCTTCGAGGTACCCCAACTCGACGGATTCTGAGTGCACTTGGACGCGAACGTGCTCGACCCGTCCGTCATGCCGGCCGTCGACAGCCCCGACCCCGACGGGCTGCTTCCCGACGAACTCGTGGCCCTGCTGCGTCCGTTGCTCGCCTCCCCGCACTGCGTCGGCCTCAACATCACCATCTACGACCCGGACCTGGACCCGGAGGGGACGGCGGGCGCGCTGCTCACGGACACGGTCGTGGCGGCCTTTGCGGAATCCTGACCGGTAGCTCCCCTGGTCAGCTCACCGGCGAGCGGCTTCCATGGTGATCGTGACGACCATCCGACGTGAGGTACTCACCCTGCCCGCCGCCGAGGCGGGTCCGGACAACCCGCTGCCGCCGTTGCGGATGCTCCACGAGGTGCACCGCATCGAGGACCGGGACCGGGACGAGCTGCCGCGGGACATGGCCCGGCAGGTCGGCCTCGCACCACTGCACAGCCTGCTGCCGGTACGCGTGCGGGACGGATACGGGCGGGCGCGCGAACCCCGGGAGATCGACGCCCTGGTGATCGAGAACGACCGGCTGCGCGCCACCGTACTGCCCGGACTCGGGGGCCGCGTCGCCTCTCTCCTGCACAAGCCGACCGGCCGCGAACTCCTTTACCGCAACCCGGTGTTCCAGCCCGCCAACTTCGCCCTCAACGGCGCCTGGTACTCCGGCGGCATCGAATGGAACATCGGCGCCACCGGCCACACCACCCTCTCCTGCTCCCCGCTGCACGCGGCCCGCGTCCCCGCCCCCGACGGCGGCGAGATGCTCCGCCTGTGGGAGTGGGAACGCCTGCGCGACCTGCCCTTCCAGGTCGACCTCTGGCTGCCGGAGCACTCCGACTTCCTGTACGTCGGTGTCCGCATCCGCAATCCGCACGAGCGGGCCGTGCCGACCTACTGGTGGTCCAACATCGCAGTTCCGGAGGAGCGCCGAGTGCTGGCGCCGGCGCGGGAGGCCTGGCACTTCGGATACGAGCGGCGTCTGCGCCGGGTACCCGTGCCGTCGTACGAGGGAGTCGACCGCAGCTACCCGCTCAACAGCCCTTACGCCGCTGACTACTTCTACGAGCTGCCCGACGTCCGGCGCCGCTGGATCGCCGCCCTCGACGCCGACGGGCGCGGGCTGGTGCAGACGTCCACCGACGTGCTGCGCGGCCGGAAGCTGTTCGTGTGGGGAACCGGCAGTGGCGGCCGGCGCTGGCAGGAGTGGCTCACCGAGCCGGACACCGACGGGTACTGCGAGATCCAAGCCGGGCTCGCGCGCACCCAGCTGGAGCACGTGCTGATGGACGCGGAGAGCGAGGTGAGCTGGCTTGAGGCGTATGGCCCGTTGGAGTCACCGGAGGCAGGGGGGTGGGACACCGTGGTGCGCGAGGCGGAGACACGGCTGGAGACCGTGCTTCCGCGCGCCGACGTCGACGCCGCCCACGCCGCCTGGAAACCGTACGCGGACACCGACCCCGGCGAGATCCTCGCCACCGGCTCCGGCTGGGGCGCACTCGAAGTACTGCGCGGCGACTGGAAGTTGCCCGGCACCCCCTTCGACGAGGGCACGCTCGGCGAGGCCCAGAAGCCCTGGCTGCAGCTCCTGCGCGCCGGCACCCTCCCCGAGCCGCGCCGGGTGCGGCCGCCCGGCGAGACGCTGGTCGCCCCGCACTGGCGGGACATGCTGGAGACCGCTCCGGCGACCCCGCTCACCGAGTACCACCTGGGCGTCGCCCAGTGGCACGCCGGCGACCGGGCGCAGGCGGTGCGCAGTTGGGAGCGGGCCCTCGAACTCGCCCCGTCCCTCTGGCCGTTGCTCCGCTGCCTCGCCGTCGCCGACCAGGAGGCCGGCAACCACGAGCGGGCCGCGGACCGGTACGCCGACGCCTTCGACGACCTGTGCCACGAGCGGCGCGACAACGGGGAGTCGTGGACGGCGGCCACGGCCGCGCTGGGCCGCGAGGCCATCGAGGCGCTGCTCGCCGTACGCCGCACGGCTCAGGCGCGCGGCGTACGGGAGCGGCTGCACCCGGCGATCCGGGGGCAG
It encodes:
- a CDS encoding SpoIIE family protein phosphatase, giving the protein MDHGTEVGVDPGRGAGKGADSGRETGEGAAVRHAATGRIPLAVVVVDREGLVSHWSAGARRLFGAAREDALGRPAVDLLPVSGALGEGFDGLDAEPVLDAYGPHDVYDELGPGLEASLGGGAGYPAAGRARVDGPRHERLDILWWAYPLVGPGPARLLVLAADAARLQAERGYDDDVVERIGPGFARYTELPDPDELAKRLPEILPNMGPEPSSRIVSQILELGYPVLEFSQFDRVPVTPDWGVPRRAGRRRAPATAQDAAHAFVPVGAEHDLEYAAVRERLEFLNEVSTGIGTSLDLGETIREVTSAAVPRFADFAGTHLRAAVLAGEGFPDGPPDVTTVWHRVWVEHNDEPGRWDDTVPVGEAIAFPEHTPFFQCMSTGEPVLIPRLSEELGNRIAGEFEKRDLRPLINGRSLLIVPLKARNVVLGFMVLMRRPDREAFDDMDRTTGTELAARAGLVLDNARMYTYQENVAETLQDSMLPQVAPRMAGCDIATRYLPGARLGRVGGDWFDTIKLPGSRTAMVVGDVMGHGLNSAAMMGQLRTAVQTMATMETPPAQLLRNLDDLARRLGENYLATCLYAVYDPIRGELQLSNAGHIPPVLVHAADGRSELLHLPTGAPIGVGGVPFETALVRVAPGDRLVLCTDGLVEVRGADIGDGLAALCESAAHPAASMDDACDTIIRALNTHGGRKDDVALLMARLNGIPTEDVAEWQLSREPAEVARARRLVRARLLDWGLPDAVETAELLVSEVVTNAVRHATGESLGLRLVRTDALLCEVTDDEPTLPALLSAGVYEESGRGLCVVSRLAHEWGASATGHHKTVWFEQVLTPRQRTL
- a CDS encoding class I SAM-dependent methyltransferase — encoded protein: MNVSEDYRNAWESYWQATSDAPGEAIWDSDPSLTAVPHSELLLPHADSGRTIVDLGCGNGTQTRCLATRFARAVGVDLSHAAIEHARRAGDGAAGAFEFQQLDLTDTAAVGALHARLGDSHVYMRAVIHQSEPHARAAVAAAVAGIIGGQGRAFVVELTAESREVLRRAAGGPEGPPPKLRRVFEHGLKPADAEDAEIPQLLREAGLTILADGDTTLPQTEHTADGSRIDLPARWFVLAGSGATG
- a CDS encoding M55 family metallopeptidase; the protein is MKILISADMEGATGVTWPADVLPGTPQWERCRSMFTSDVNAAVLGFFDGGADEVLVNEAHWTMRNLLLEQLDERTEMLTGRHKSLSMVEGVQHGDVDGIAFVGYHAGAGMEGVLAHTYLANSITGVWLNDVRASEGLLNARVVAEYGVPVVLVTGDDVACEDALGYAPEALKVAVKDHVSRYAAVCRTPSRTASDIRAAAKEAARLAVRHQPVREGPFTVALEFDAEHLALAATVVPGVGRIGERKVAYTSETMYEGIRAFKAVTTIVSAAVEEQYG
- a CDS encoding M20/M25/M40 family metallo-hydrolase, which gives rise to MADQQALDEVVEFTSDLIRIDTTNRGGGDCQERPAAEYAAEQLTGAGLEPTLVERTKGRTNVVARIQGTDSSADALLVHGHLDVVPAQADDWSVHPFSGEVRDGVVWGRGAVDMKNMDAMILAVVRGWAREGVRPRRDIVIAFTADEEDSARDGSGFLADQHPELFEGCTEGVSESGAFTFHDGSGRQLYPIAAGERGTGWLKLTARGRAGHGSKVNKENAVTRLAAAVTRIGEYEWPLRLTPTVRAALTELAALYGIETALDDVDGLLEKLGPAAKLVEATVRNSANPTMLDAGYKVNVIPGEAVAYVDGRHLPGGEDEFRTTLDRLTGPDVGWEFHHRSEALQAPLDSPTYAKMRAAVEEFAPEGHVVPYSMTGGTDAKQFSRLGITGYGFTPLKLPEGYDYQAMFHGVDERVPVEALHFGVRVLDRFLRTA